The following coding sequences lie in one Monomorium pharaonis isolate MP-MQ-018 chromosome 1, ASM1337386v2, whole genome shotgun sequence genomic window:
- the LOC105834780 gene encoding fibrous sheath-interacting protein 2 produces the protein MMPLEHKIPMIPAPKGAYNFTRRKVGKKLWEPKLEFDLSDPYCHEAKFPYEPLHDKHLLEFFSRQINLKSLLKADLITDDMDVKCSLRDYNTYRKYLRQVHADRIKRELRKRNRLFVERRALHFAEDQARKETERLKEREKLSSERQLLVQQRLLQEDLKIRKLKERAFRTTQRLKLLKLIRQEEQRLINIKHEEKSEQIRQKCKIATKIARHKVIDTLMDWKKKDKARKKGMEKRLIDIEQQKKKNMEERWRKKQQFQEEDIAKQEMLLQCIDARRQRFIEAYNNKINEEATKMKRLLDNAKLFTNCYMKRHLLGGRKVICCKKYFKNNTNKNMKKK, from the exons ATGATGCCTTTGGAGCATAAGATACCCATGATACCTGCTCCGAAGGGTGCTTACAATTTCACACGACGGAAAGTAGGAAAGAAATTATGGGAACCGAAATTGGAGTTTGATTTAAGCGATCCTTATTGTCATGAAGCTAAATTCCCTTATGAACCCCTGCACGACAAGCATCTACTCGAGTTCTTCTCCAGACAGATAAATCTAAAATCTTTACTGAAAGCCGACCTAATTACAGACGACATGGACGTAAAATGTTCGTTGCGTGATTACAATACATACAGAAAATACTTAAGACAAGTACACGCTGATCGTATAAAGAGGGaattgagaaaaagaaaccGTTTGTTCGTTGAGAGGAGAGCTCTACATTTCGCTGAAGACCAGGCGCGCAAGGAAACAGAAAG attgaaagaaagagagaagttGTCCAGCGAGAGACAACTTCTCGTGCAGCAACGATTACTACaggaagatttaaaaattcggAAGTTGAAAGAACGAGCATTCAGAACAACTCAaagattgaaattattaaagctTATTAGGCAAGAGGAACAACgactaataaacattaaacatGAAGAGAAAAGCGAGCAGATTCGGCAGAAATGCAAAATTGCGACGAAAATTGCCCGACATAAAGTGATCGATACACTGATGGACTGGAAGAAGAAGGACAAGGCGCGAAAGAAAGGCATGGAAAAGAGACTAATAGATATTGAACAACAAAAGAAGAAGAACATGGAAGAAAG ATGGAGGAAAAAGCAGCAGTTCCAAGAAGAAGATATTGCGAAACAAGAAATGTTGTTACAGTGCATAGACGCACGCCGTCAAAGATTCATAGAGGCttacaataacaaaataaatgaagaAGCTACCAAAATGAAAA GACTTTTGGACAACGCAAAACTATTTACAAATTGTTACATGAAAAGGCATCTACTAGGTGGGAGAAAAGTCATTTGCtgcaaaaaatactttaaaaacaaTACG aacaaaaatatgaagaaaaaataa
- the LOC105831084 gene encoding ATP synthase subunit gamma, mitochondrial — MLGNRMSTILRLATQEQQWQQQRGMATLKAISIRLKSVKNIQKITQSMKMVSAAKYNKAERDLKQARPLGVGTKVFYEQADIQAPPEEPKKLVIAVTSDRGLCGAVHTGVSRNIRDRLLADPKERENTKIICIGEKSRAILQRMFANNILFVASEVGRKPPTFNDAAKVAIQIINSGYSFGSGRIVYNRFKSVVSYAVADLPFFDKTAVTTAPKLSVYDSIDDEVIQSYLEFSLASLLFYSMKEGACSEQSSRMTAMDNASKNAGEMIDKLTLTFNRTRQAVITRELIEIISGAAALD; from the exons ATGCTAGGCAATCGCATGTCAACGATTCTGCGGCTTGCCACGCAGGAACAGCAATGGCAGCAACAGAGGGGAATGGCCACTCTCAAGGCAATCTCCATACGTTTGAAGTCCGTCAAGAACATCCAGAAGATCACGCAATCCATGAAGATGGTGTCGGCAGCCAAATACAATAAAGCAGAGCGTGATTTGAAACAGGCCCGGCCTCTCGGCGTTGGCACAAAAGTGTTTTACGAGCAGGCCGACATCCAGGCGCCACCGGAGGAACCAAAGAAGCTCGTCATCGCCGTGACCAGCGATCGCGGTCTCTGCGGCGCCGTGCACACCGGTGTGTCACGCAACATTCGAGATCGGTTATTGGCCGATCCTAAGGAGCGCGAGAATACAAAGATCATATGCATCGGTGAGAAGTCCCGAGCAATCCTTCAGCGGATGTTCGCCAACAACATACTCTTTGTCGCGTCCGAGGTCGGTCGTAAACCACCGACATTCAATGATGCGGCCAAGGTAGCGATACAGATAATAAACAGTGG TTATTCCTTTGGCTCTGGACGCATAGTGTACAACAGGTTCAAGTCCGTGGTATCGTATGCGGTTGCCGATCTGCCGTTTTTCGATAAAACTGCGGTGACCACTGCACCAAAGCTGTCGGTGTACGACTCGATTGATGATGAGGTAATCCAGAGCTATCTGGAGTTTTCGCTCGCCTCGTTGCTGTTTTACTCGATGAAGGAAGGCGCTTGTAGCGAGCAATCTAGCCGTATGACAGCTATGGACAACGCCAGCAAGAACGCTGGAGAGATGATTGACAAGCTCACCCTCACCTTTAATCGCACTCGCCAGGCTGTGATCACCAGGGAATTGATAGAAATTATCTCTGGTGCCGCTGCTCTGGATTAA
- the LOC105831083 gene encoding cytoplasmic tRNA 2-thiolation protein 2 isoform X1 encodes MRVLGKCKLYSLSCKKRDSMCSINDCTFDDNDGEIPKNKEKNLLTDTTLCRKCKCENADILLVGQSGYCKSCFLNVTNHKFRAALGKSKIIRPGDLILVDHTGELNSTVLLHLIKAGMSESTHKKLIFKTVVLYIDDCTVGKMSKERDMLRQKIARETKASGFNGYAVSMSQVLNEEEATLDVKPIDQEINNNESDDRLRVMLASLADDTSRTDFLSQLRRRLLLSAARKLNCNKIFLADSSVDVATKVLGDVCLGRGAQLSVRANFCDARYADITILKPMRDFMQQELIYYSEYHKINSAKSIESSGKPATSIQALARNFTLGLESQFSGTVSTIFRTADKISPKCDVQQNMEDNCVLCDFVRTNPSGSQVTAMRAIEISKLMSSKCVVADSPSNKQNGKLNCLDLDSDNNEERCNKNAECSCKNNRQGQVTAEDVLKHLCYSCTRIFQNSEILCTLPSPLLSAVQRRIALKNMRDKISDFLL; translated from the exons ATGCGAGTTTTG ggtaaatgtaaattatacagTTTAAGTTGCAAAAAGAGAGATTCGATGTGTTCGATAAACGATTGCACGTTCGATGATAATGACGGTGAAATAcctaaaaacaaagaaaaaaatttactgac AGATACAACGCTATGTAGAAAATGCAAATGTGAAAATGCCGACATTTTGCTGGTTGGTCAAAGCGGTTATTGCAAGAGTTGCTTTCTAAATGTCACAAACCACAAGTTTAGAGCTGCACTTGGCAAATCTAAGATTATTCGCCCAGGTGATCTGATACTAGTTGATCACACTGGGGAATTAAATTCCACCGTGCTCTTACACCTCATTAAAGCTGGGATGAGCGAATCCACTCACAAAAAACTCATCTTCAAGACAGTAGTTTTGTACATAGATG ATTGCACTGTAGGCAAAATGAGTAAGGAGAGGGACATGCTACGACAGAAAATTGCCAGAGAAACAAAGGCCTCTGGATTCAATGGGTATGCTGTGTCAATGAGCCAAGTTTTAAACGAAGAGGAGGCCACTTTGGACGTAAAACCAATAGatcaagaaataaataataacgagAGTGACGATCGGCTACGTGTAATGTTGGCTAGTTTAGCCGACGATACCTCGAGAACGGATTTTCTCAGTCAGTTACGTCGAAGGCTGCTCTTGTCGGCGGCTCGAAAACTCAATTgcaataagatatttttggccGATTCTTCCGTGGATGTCGCCACAAAAGTGCTCGGGGATGTGTGCTTGGGACGAGGCGCGCAACTTTCCGTGCGGGCGAACTTCTGCGACGCTCGGTACGCCGACATCACGATACTGAAACCAATGAGAGATTTCATGCAGCAGGAACTGATATACTATTCGGAGTACCATAAGATAAATTCAGCAAAATCAATAGAATCCTCTGGTAAACCGGCAACTTCCATACAGGCGTTAGCGCGTAATTTTACCCTGGGACTGGAGTCTCAGTTCTCTGGCACAGTGTCCACTATATTTCGTACAGCCGATAAAATAAGCCCGAAATGCGACGTACAACAAAATATGGAAGATAATTGCGTGCTTTGTGATTTTGTAAGAACAAATCCCTCTGGTAGTCAGGTAACTGCGATGAGGGCGATTGAGATTTCCAAACTGATGTCTTCAAAATGCGTTGTTGCAGATTCTCCTAGTAACAAACAGAACGGAAAATTAAATTGCCTTGATTTAGATTCAGACAACAATGAAGAACGCTGTAACAAAAATGCCGAGTGTAGTTGTAAGAATAATAGACAGGGACAAGTAACTGCGGAAGATGTTTTGAAGCATCTCTGTTATAGCTGTACACggatatttcaaaattcagaaattttatGTACCTTACCATCGCCGTTGTTGTCCGCCGTTCAACGAAGAATAGCCTTAAAGAACATGAGAGACAAAATCAGTGACttcttgttataa
- the LOC105831080 gene encoding NADH dehydrogenase [ubiquinone] iron-sulfur protein 5 — protein sequence MLDHDNIVWMKWGAPMFKGPPTDLFLHVRNLQCNKDCAPYEVQFMDCMEAYGYHRGKEKCRLILEDMYECVFKVKRLRRIHLMEEERKRQFNSGERKNRYEETPPLDLY from the coding sequence ATGCTAGATCACGATAATATTGTTTGGATGAAATGGGGCGCACCTATGTTCAAGGGTCCACCCACAGATCTTTTTCTCCATGTACGTAATCTTCAGTGCAATAAGGATTGTGCACCATACGAGGTGCAGTTTATGGACTGTATGGAGGCATATGGATATCATAGGGGCAAGGAGAAATGCAGGTTAATACTTGAAGACATGTACGAATGCGTGTTTAAAGTAAAGAGGTTACGGCGCATTCACTTGATGGAGGAAGAACGAAAACGCCAGTTTAACAGTGGCGAGAGGAAGAATCGCTACGAGGAAACTCCGCCTCTCGATCTGTATTAG
- the LOC105834782 gene encoding histone-lysine N-methyltransferase SUV39H2 isoform X1, giving the protein MGGEEGLGVTTGQPNLYKQDLSKLDVSKLTALSREVISRQATINIGTIGHVAHGKSTIVKAISGVQTVRFKNELERNITIKLDAAECSSSGESADIPGRTVDSKTPAVSKKRHLSPAGSTDAPSCAKMPRILDRRRDRNNISHRLDGRHTLCSSSSTSSLASSSSSSSSISSTSSFLLPLSSSSSSLISSSSKRLRTRQPVITQQMLKAFDNSSRTRSRSASVKDPGSDGRQSDYEESSSDGRLSAREDAMTPRLDCGLKEARVMLHDIMHSEKYRELAIAATTPKSLPTSSKKTKLWEVEKILQKREQNGQSVYLIKWKNWDSTYNTWEPFRNLINCEDLLHEFEEERQKLIDRFKATTNFYPDVCDVQLFLYQMPNKSMSIEDATSAAAAIIAQDRVYTEIRRFLKSSLPNPKLEAKIKRQILRMLLIELRRNQLELLQDWENEMNSITKGKPTIQVENLVDLEGAPQDFYYIDNYLPGAGVIIPDDPPIGCECDGECGTGNKSGCCFAQSVTSLPYTSARRVRVPLGTPIYECNKRCACDASTCPNRVVQRGTDTQLCIFRTDNGRGWGVRTRRAIKKGTFVIQYVGEVINSEEAEKRGRQYNLTGRTYLFDLDYNEIDDQCPYTVDAAMYGNVSHFINHSCDPNLAVYAIWINCLDPNLPSLALFAIKDIKQNEELTFDYMCQTPRDNAKRQQLLDDEPESGSAASKENRMLCKCGAQTCRRYLF; this is encoded by the exons ATGGGCGGCGAGGAAGGACTAGGCGTAACTACCGGTCAGCCGAATCTTTACAAGCAGGATCTATCGAAACTC gaTGTTAGTAAATTAACTGCATTGTCACGTGAAGTAATTAGCAGACAGGCTACAATCAATATTG GCACTATTGGACATGTAGCGCATGGAAAATCGACGATTGTGAAAGCTATTTCAGGAGTACAGACTGTTcgttttaaaaatgaattagaAAGGAATATTACTATTAAACTTG ACGCGGCGGAATGCAGTAGCAGCGGTGAATCGGCAGATATACCTGGCAGAACCGTAGATAGCAAAACGCCAGCTGTTAGCAAAAAACGACATCTCTCCCCTGCTGGAAGCACTGACGCACCATCGTGCGCCAAGATGCCCAGAATCCTCGACAGAAGAAGGGACCGCAACAACATATCTCATCGATTGGACGGCAGACACACGCTCTGTTCCTCCTCTTCTACCTCTTCAttggcgtcgtcgtcgtcgtcatcgtcgtccaTCTCATCGACatcatcatttttattacCATTATCATCTTCATCTTCATCATTAATATCATCGTCGTCGAAACGTTTACGAACGCGACAACCAGTCATTACGCAGCAAATGCTTAAAGCATTTGATAACAGCTCTCGCACGCGTAGCAGAAGTGCGAGCGTAAAAGACCCAGGTAGTGATGGCCGGCAATCAGATTACGAAGAATCATCGTCTGATGGTAGATTGTCCGCACGAGAAGACGCTATGACTCCGCGCCTTGACTGTGGATTAAAAGAGGCGCGAGTGATGTTGCACGATATTATGCATAGTGAAAAGTATCGGGAATTAGCTATAGCGGCAACGACACCTAAGTCTTTGCCTACGTCTAGTAAGAAGACGAAGCTCTGGGAGGTAGAGAAAATTCTACAGAAACGGGAACAGAATGGGCAATCGGTATATTTAATCAAGTGGAAGAACTGGGACTCCACGTACAATACATGGGAACCATTTCGCAATCTTATCAATTGCGAGGATCTTTTACATGAGTTTGAGGAAGAGCGGCAGAAGTTGATTGATCGATTCAAAGCAACAACAAATTTCTATCCAGATGTGTGTGACGTTCAGCTCTTCCTCTATCAAATGCCTAACAAGAGCATGTCGATCGAAGATGCCACGTCTGCCGCTGCTGCCATCATCGCTCAAGATAGAGTGTACACGGAAATTCGTCGTTTTCTAAAAAGCTCGTTGCCAAACCCTAAACTGGAGGCGAAAATCAAACGGCAAATATTGCGCATGCTGTTGATTGAGTTACGACGTAACCAGCTTGAGTTGCTGCAAGACTGGGAGAATGAAATGAACAGTATTACAAAGGGCAAGCCGACGATACAGGTGGAGAACCTAGTGGATCTGGAGGGCGCACCACAGGACTTCTATtacattgataattatttgccAGGCGCGGGTGTCATAATACCGGATGATCCGCCAATCGGTTGCGAATGTGACGGCGAGTGCGGGACTGGTAACAAGTCTGGCTGTTGTTTTGCGCAAAGCGTCACGTCGTTACCGTACACGTCGGCGCGCCGGGTACGCGTACCCTTGGGTACGCCCATCTACGAGTGTAACAAACGTTGCGCCTGTGATGCGTCAACTTGCCCGAATCGGGTGGTACAACGAGGCACTGACACACAATTGTGTATCTTTCGCACAGATAATGGACGTGGCTGGGGTGTGCGCACTCGGCGCGCGATCAAGAAAGGTACTTTCGTCATACAATATGTGGGCGAAGTGATCAACAGCGAGGAAGCAGAGAAGCGCGGCAGACAATATAATCTGACCGGTCGCACGTATCTCTTCGATCTCGATTACAACGAAATCGATGACCAGTGTCCGTATACCGTGGATGCCGCTATGTACGGCAACGTTTCACACTTTATCAATCACTCGTGCGATCCCAATCTCGCGGTTTACGCGATCTGGATTAATTGCCTGGATCCAAATCTACCGAGTCTTGCGTTATTTGCTATTAAAGACATTAAGCAGAATGAGGAACTCACTTTTGATTATATGTGCCAGACGCCGCGCGACAACGCAAAACGGCAGCAACTATTGGATGATGAACCGGAAAGCGGAAGTGCCGCttcaaaagaaaatagaatgCTCTGTAAATGCGGTGCCCAGACTTGCCGGCGATATTTGTTTTAG
- the LOC105831083 gene encoding cytoplasmic tRNA 2-thiolation protein 2 isoform X2, with translation MRVLGKCKLYSLSCKKRDSMCSINDCTFDDNDGEIPKNKEKNLLTDTTLCRKCKCENADILLVGQSGYCKSCFLNVTNHKFRAALGKSKIIRPGDLILVDHTGELNSTVLLHLIKAGMSESTHKKLIFKTVVLYIDGKMSKERDMLRQKIARETKASGFNGYAVSMSQVLNEEEATLDVKPIDQEINNNESDDRLRVMLASLADDTSRTDFLSQLRRRLLLSAARKLNCNKIFLADSSVDVATKVLGDVCLGRGAQLSVRANFCDARYADITILKPMRDFMQQELIYYSEYHKINSAKSIESSGKPATSIQALARNFTLGLESQFSGTVSTIFRTADKISPKCDVQQNMEDNCVLCDFVRTNPSGSQVTAMRAIEISKLMSSKCVVADSPSNKQNGKLNCLDLDSDNNEERCNKNAECSCKNNRQGQVTAEDVLKHLCYSCTRIFQNSEILCTLPSPLLSAVQRRIALKNMRDKISDFLL, from the exons ATGCGAGTTTTG ggtaaatgtaaattatacagTTTAAGTTGCAAAAAGAGAGATTCGATGTGTTCGATAAACGATTGCACGTTCGATGATAATGACGGTGAAATAcctaaaaacaaagaaaaaaatttactgac AGATACAACGCTATGTAGAAAATGCAAATGTGAAAATGCCGACATTTTGCTGGTTGGTCAAAGCGGTTATTGCAAGAGTTGCTTTCTAAATGTCACAAACCACAAGTTTAGAGCTGCACTTGGCAAATCTAAGATTATTCGCCCAGGTGATCTGATACTAGTTGATCACACTGGGGAATTAAATTCCACCGTGCTCTTACACCTCATTAAAGCTGGGATGAGCGAATCCACTCACAAAAAACTCATCTTCAAGACAGTAGTTTTGTACATAGATG GCAAAATGAGTAAGGAGAGGGACATGCTACGACAGAAAATTGCCAGAGAAACAAAGGCCTCTGGATTCAATGGGTATGCTGTGTCAATGAGCCAAGTTTTAAACGAAGAGGAGGCCACTTTGGACGTAAAACCAATAGatcaagaaataaataataacgagAGTGACGATCGGCTACGTGTAATGTTGGCTAGTTTAGCCGACGATACCTCGAGAACGGATTTTCTCAGTCAGTTACGTCGAAGGCTGCTCTTGTCGGCGGCTCGAAAACTCAATTgcaataagatatttttggccGATTCTTCCGTGGATGTCGCCACAAAAGTGCTCGGGGATGTGTGCTTGGGACGAGGCGCGCAACTTTCCGTGCGGGCGAACTTCTGCGACGCTCGGTACGCCGACATCACGATACTGAAACCAATGAGAGATTTCATGCAGCAGGAACTGATATACTATTCGGAGTACCATAAGATAAATTCAGCAAAATCAATAGAATCCTCTGGTAAACCGGCAACTTCCATACAGGCGTTAGCGCGTAATTTTACCCTGGGACTGGAGTCTCAGTTCTCTGGCACAGTGTCCACTATATTTCGTACAGCCGATAAAATAAGCCCGAAATGCGACGTACAACAAAATATGGAAGATAATTGCGTGCTTTGTGATTTTGTAAGAACAAATCCCTCTGGTAGTCAGGTAACTGCGATGAGGGCGATTGAGATTTCCAAACTGATGTCTTCAAAATGCGTTGTTGCAGATTCTCCTAGTAACAAACAGAACGGAAAATTAAATTGCCTTGATTTAGATTCAGACAACAATGAAGAACGCTGTAACAAAAATGCCGAGTGTAGTTGTAAGAATAATAGACAGGGACAAGTAACTGCGGAAGATGTTTTGAAGCATCTCTGTTATAGCTGTACACggatatttcaaaattcagaaattttatGTACCTTACCATCGCCGTTGTTGTCCGCCGTTCAACGAAGAATAGCCTTAAAGAACATGAGAGACAAAATCAGTGACttcttgttataa
- the LOC105831083 gene encoding cytoplasmic tRNA 2-thiolation protein 2 isoform X3, giving the protein MCSINDCTFDDNDGEIPKNKEKNLLTDTTLCRKCKCENADILLVGQSGYCKSCFLNVTNHKFRAALGKSKIIRPGDLILVDHTGELNSTVLLHLIKAGMSESTHKKLIFKTVVLYIDDCTVGKMSKERDMLRQKIARETKASGFNGYAVSMSQVLNEEEATLDVKPIDQEINNNESDDRLRVMLASLADDTSRTDFLSQLRRRLLLSAARKLNCNKIFLADSSVDVATKVLGDVCLGRGAQLSVRANFCDARYADITILKPMRDFMQQELIYYSEYHKINSAKSIESSGKPATSIQALARNFTLGLESQFSGTVSTIFRTADKISPKCDVQQNMEDNCVLCDFVRTNPSGSQVTAMRAIEISKLMSSKCVVADSPSNKQNGKLNCLDLDSDNNEERCNKNAECSCKNNRQGQVTAEDVLKHLCYSCTRIFQNSEILCTLPSPLLSAVQRRIALKNMRDKISDFLL; this is encoded by the exons ATGTGTTCGATAAACGATTGCACGTTCGATGATAATGACGGTGAAATAcctaaaaacaaagaaaaaaatttactgac AGATACAACGCTATGTAGAAAATGCAAATGTGAAAATGCCGACATTTTGCTGGTTGGTCAAAGCGGTTATTGCAAGAGTTGCTTTCTAAATGTCACAAACCACAAGTTTAGAGCTGCACTTGGCAAATCTAAGATTATTCGCCCAGGTGATCTGATACTAGTTGATCACACTGGGGAATTAAATTCCACCGTGCTCTTACACCTCATTAAAGCTGGGATGAGCGAATCCACTCACAAAAAACTCATCTTCAAGACAGTAGTTTTGTACATAGATG ATTGCACTGTAGGCAAAATGAGTAAGGAGAGGGACATGCTACGACAGAAAATTGCCAGAGAAACAAAGGCCTCTGGATTCAATGGGTATGCTGTGTCAATGAGCCAAGTTTTAAACGAAGAGGAGGCCACTTTGGACGTAAAACCAATAGatcaagaaataaataataacgagAGTGACGATCGGCTACGTGTAATGTTGGCTAGTTTAGCCGACGATACCTCGAGAACGGATTTTCTCAGTCAGTTACGTCGAAGGCTGCTCTTGTCGGCGGCTCGAAAACTCAATTgcaataagatatttttggccGATTCTTCCGTGGATGTCGCCACAAAAGTGCTCGGGGATGTGTGCTTGGGACGAGGCGCGCAACTTTCCGTGCGGGCGAACTTCTGCGACGCTCGGTACGCCGACATCACGATACTGAAACCAATGAGAGATTTCATGCAGCAGGAACTGATATACTATTCGGAGTACCATAAGATAAATTCAGCAAAATCAATAGAATCCTCTGGTAAACCGGCAACTTCCATACAGGCGTTAGCGCGTAATTTTACCCTGGGACTGGAGTCTCAGTTCTCTGGCACAGTGTCCACTATATTTCGTACAGCCGATAAAATAAGCCCGAAATGCGACGTACAACAAAATATGGAAGATAATTGCGTGCTTTGTGATTTTGTAAGAACAAATCCCTCTGGTAGTCAGGTAACTGCGATGAGGGCGATTGAGATTTCCAAACTGATGTCTTCAAAATGCGTTGTTGCAGATTCTCCTAGTAACAAACAGAACGGAAAATTAAATTGCCTTGATTTAGATTCAGACAACAATGAAGAACGCTGTAACAAAAATGCCGAGTGTAGTTGTAAGAATAATAGACAGGGACAAGTAACTGCGGAAGATGTTTTGAAGCATCTCTGTTATAGCTGTACACggatatttcaaaattcagaaattttatGTACCTTACCATCGCCGTTGTTGTCCGCCGTTCAACGAAGAATAGCCTTAAAGAACATGAGAGACAAAATCAGTGACttcttgttataa
- the LOC105834782 gene encoding eukaryotic translation initiation factor 2 subunit 3 isoform X2: MGGEEGLGVTTGQPNLYKQDLSKLDVSKLTALSREVISRQATINIGTIGHVAHGKSTIVKAISGVQTVRFKNELERNITIKLGYANAKIYECDNPKCPRPGRFISGGSSKDDSFPCLRPACQGRFQLVRHVSFVDCPGHDILMATMLNGAAVMDAALLLIAGNESCPQPQTSEHLAAIEIMKLKHIVILQNKIDLVKEAQAKEQYEQILKFIQGTVAEGAPIIPISAQLKYNIEVLCEYITKKIPVPMRDFTSEPRLIVIRSFDVNKPGCEVDDLKGGVAGGSILRGVLKVGMEIEVRPGLVSKDSEGKLTCRPIFSRIVSLFAEQNELQFAVPGGLIGVGTKIEPTLCRADRLVGQILGSVGALPQIFIELEISYYLLKRLLGVRTEGDKKGARVPKLSRGEVLLVNIGSLSTGGRVLATRADLAKISLTNPVCTEIDEKIALSRRVEKHWRLIGWGQICGGQTIDPILDRK; this comes from the exons ATGGGCGGCGAGGAAGGACTAGGCGTAACTACCGGTCAGCCGAATCTTTACAAGCAGGATCTATCGAAACTC gaTGTTAGTAAATTAACTGCATTGTCACGTGAAGTAATTAGCAGACAGGCTACAATCAATATTG GCACTATTGGACATGTAGCGCATGGAAAATCGACGATTGTGAAAGCTATTTCAGGAGTACAGACTGTTcgttttaaaaatgaattagaAAGGAATATTACTATTAAACTTG gATATGCAAATGCGAAGATTTACGAGTGCGATAATCCAAAATGCCCTCGACCTGGACGTTTTATATCTGGTGGGTCTAGTAAGGATGATTCCTTTCCTTGTTTGCGTCCGGCTTGTCAAGGAAGATTTCAATTGGTTCGACATGTCTCCTTTGTTGATTGTCCTGGACACGATATTCTTATGGCGACTATGCTTAACGGAGCGGCTGTTATGGACGCCGCTTTGCTTTTGATCG CTGGCAATGAATCATGCCCGCAGCCTCAAACATCAGAGCACTTGGCAGCTATCGAAATTATGAAACTTAAGCACATAGTTATCTTgcaaaacaaaattgatttaGTTAAAGAAGCACAAGCCAAGGAGCAGTACGagcaaattttaaagtttattcaag GGACAGTGGCGGAAGGTGCTCCAATAATTCCGATTTCGGCACAACTAAAGTACAATATTGAAGTATTGTGTGAATACATTACCAAGAAAATTCCGGTACCAATGAGAGATTTCACGTCAGAGCCTCGATTGATCGTTATTCGATCTTTTGATGTGAATAAACCAGGCTGCGAGGTGGACGACTTGAAGGGCGGCGTCGCTGGTGGTAGCATCCTCAGAGGAGTGTTGAAA GTCGGCATGGAAATTGAAGTTCGTCCAGGATTGGTGTCCAAGGATAGTGAGGGCAAGCTGACTTGTCGTCCGATATTTTCGCGCATTGTATCTTTATTTGCCGAACAAAATGAATTGCAATTTGCTGTACCTGGTGGTTTAAttg gtgTCGGAACCAAGATCGAACCTACTCTGTGCCGTGCTGATCGTTTAGTTGGACAAATTCTTGGAAGTGTCGGCGCATTGCCACAGATATTCATCGAGTTGGAAATCtcgtattatttattgaaacgtTTATTAGGTGTGAGAACCGAGGGTGATAAAAAGGGCGCGAGA GTACCGAAACTATCGAGGGGAGAAGTATTGCTCGTTAACATCGGATCGTTAAGCACCGGTGGCAGAGTGCTGGCTACCCGTGCTGACTTGGCGAAAATCAGCTTGACGAATCCGGTGTGCACGGAAATCGacgaaaaaattgcattatctAGACGAGTGGAAAAGCATTGGCGTCTAATCGGATGGGGGCAGATTTGCGGTGGTCAAACAATAGATCCTATTTTAGATCGGAAATAA